In the genome of Pseudomonadota bacterium, one region contains:
- a CDS encoding NAD(P)-binding domain-containing protein has protein sequence MFVSKLTLVIYASPLLVIFLLYAGAKLRKHRKSLAEQKASIEAGLTEPSSMWPVINHNRCIGCGSCAAACPEQRAHAVLGIINGKSHLVGPAYCIGHGACAVVCPRNAITLVYGTRNRGVDIPKIDENLESNVQGLFIAGELGGMGLIHRALEKGVAAMRTISNLDGIGQGDRYDVAIVGAGPAGFSATLFAKEHGLKYVTIEQEDGIGGAVYKYPKGKIVMTRPSYLPGIGESKFVETTKEELLEYWNSAREKTGIQINFRESVEKITPLQDEFEVKTNRETYRTRAVLLAIGRAGTPRKLNVCGEDDGKVVYRLIDPDDHRGKHVLVVGGGDSALEAATSIAAVSGTTVTLSYRSDAFGRAKEKNRIKVEEAEKAGRLKVLLSSNVKGITPPHVTIEKGGETMEIQNEVIIVCAGGILPTGFLKEIGITIETKYGTP, from the coding sequence ATGTTTGTTTCAAAACTCACACTTGTAATCTATGCCTCGCCCTTGCTGGTGATTTTTCTGCTTTATGCAGGAGCCAAGCTCAGGAAGCACCGGAAGAGTCTTGCCGAACAGAAGGCCTCGATCGAAGCGGGTCTTACCGAGCCTTCCTCAATGTGGCCGGTGATTAATCACAACCGGTGCATTGGTTGCGGTTCATGCGCGGCCGCTTGCCCCGAGCAGAGGGCCCATGCTGTTCTGGGCATCATTAACGGTAAATCCCACCTGGTCGGTCCGGCCTATTGCATTGGTCATGGCGCCTGTGCGGTGGTATGTCCGCGGAACGCGATCACCCTTGTTTACGGCACCAGGAACCGGGGAGTTGATATTCCCAAAATTGACGAGAATCTCGAGTCAAACGTGCAGGGGCTTTTCATTGCCGGGGAGCTTGGCGGGATGGGGCTGATTCACCGGGCATTGGAAAAGGGGGTGGCGGCCATGAGGACGATCAGCAATCTTGATGGGATAGGTCAGGGGGACAGATATGATGTGGCCATCGTTGGTGCCGGTCCGGCAGGGTTTTCCGCAACTCTTTTTGCCAAGGAACATGGTCTGAAATATGTGACCATTGAACAGGAAGACGGTATTGGCGGCGCGGTCTACAAGTATCCAAAAGGGAAAATTGTGATGACCCGCCCAAGTTATCTTCCGGGAATTGGTGAATCGAAGTTTGTTGAGACCACCAAAGAGGAACTTCTGGAGTACTGGAATAGCGCCCGGGAGAAGACCGGAATTCAGATCAATTTCCGTGAAAGTGTCGAAAAGATAACCCCCCTGCAGGATGAGTTCGAGGTGAAAACCAACAGGGAAACGTATCGGACGAGAGCTGTTCTTCTGGCGATCGGCCGGGCCGGAACCCCGCGAAAACTTAATGTTTGCGGTGAAGATGACGGCAAGGTCGTGTACCGCCTGATCGATCCGGATGATCACCGGGGCAAGCATGTGCTGGTGGTGGGCGGCGGGGATAGCGCTTTGGAAGCGGCGACCAGCATCGCCGCCGTGTCCGGCACAACGGTGACTTTGTCCTACAGAAGTGATGCCTTCGGACGCGCCAAGGAGAAAAACAGAATCAAGGTTGAGGAAGCGGAAAAAGCCGGCCGTTTAAAGGTCCTGTTGAGCTCGAACGTCAAGGGCATCACTCCCCCCCACGTAACAATCGAAAAGGGTGGCGAGACAATGGAAATCCAAAATGAAGTGATCATTGTTTGCGCCGGAGGCATTCTGCCCACCGGGTTTTTAAAGGAAATCGGGATTACGATCGAGACCAAGTATGGGACCCCGTAA